Proteins encoded in a region of the Paucibacter sediminis genome:
- a CDS encoding sensor domain-containing protein, translated as MRRGRYIVLVTASYAMLALAWILLSDQLLLALVSAERMVWLSSVKGLFFVAASAVYVYLSLRAVPGSHTPPGWTLLDTLAQGATGAPMRRTLRYLFATAITLAMLWLQQSLQFEVQRPRLILYMLPVILSALMGGLGPGLLATCVAALGADLLAPVPLHSDRASPQDRLQWAFLLLNGALVSLLSALLQRSLAKLALNARLLDAVLSGSSDAVFVKDRQGRYLLANAAAAGFVGKRVDELLGADDLALFDPEGAARVRQADAEIMRAGARRTLEEQVRTQDGRALLFAVTKGPVRDQEGEVIGLFGISRDITEQRRRETEQQQAAEALRDRERRLARVLDGSDQGYWDWNLQTRQFQVSARWETMLGYQPGEMIVTEEHWPELVHPEDLPRALASIERHLSGASPLHEVEIRCKAKSGDWRWVLSRGRIVERDAQGRPLMFSGTHTDVNERKRHELEQQQALVVFEGSHEGIMIVSPARLITKVNPAFSRITGYSALEAVGHSPRLLASGRHGPKFYEALWDEVQRHDFWRGEIWNRRKNGEVYAELLSISVVRDADGQVRHYIGAFSDISQLKAHEAELDRVAHYDVLTGTPNRRLLADRLRQAIQHCARSGKSSAVCFLDLDGFKAVNDQFGHAVGDQLLISVAAQLRAVMRADDTLARLGGDEFVLLLSDIGSPEECTLILDRVLLAVARPVQIGPHRIHTSASIGVSLYPADNVDADTLLRHADQTMVRAKEAGKNRYQLFDPDSDRKAQTHRQTLERLRHALEHEEFALYYQPKVDLQTGEVIGVEALIRWLPPGAPMIAPAEFLPHIHGSDLEGAFGAWVLRAAVAQAAAWQQAGEAVKVSANISANHLLQPSFFDDLRSALAAHPQLPPSQLELEVLETAEIGDMEQAIAILQRCRELGVHFALDDFGTGYSSLTYLRKLPVDTLKIDQSFVRDMLSDPDDLGIVEGVIRLAAVFQRKVIAEGVETLEHGALLRQLGCRLAQGYGIARPMPAAAFPAWRQQWRERAIWLELPPPARAQTGR; from the coding sequence ATGAGGCGAGGCCGTTACATCGTCCTGGTGACGGCCAGCTACGCCATGCTGGCACTGGCCTGGATCCTCTTGTCCGACCAGCTGCTGCTGGCGCTGGTGTCGGCCGAGCGCATGGTCTGGCTCTCCAGCGTGAAGGGCCTGTTCTTCGTGGCGGCGAGCGCCGTCTACGTCTACCTGAGCCTGCGCGCGGTGCCGGGCTCGCACACCCCACCCGGCTGGACCCTGCTGGACACGCTGGCCCAGGGCGCCACCGGCGCGCCCATGCGGCGCACGCTGCGCTATCTGTTTGCCACCGCCATCACCCTGGCGATGCTGTGGCTGCAGCAAAGCCTGCAGTTCGAGGTGCAGCGCCCGCGCCTGATCCTCTACATGCTGCCGGTGATACTGAGCGCGCTGATGGGCGGCCTGGGGCCCGGCCTGCTGGCCACCTGCGTGGCGGCACTGGGCGCCGACCTGCTGGCGCCCGTGCCCCTGCACAGCGACCGCGCCAGCCCGCAGGATCGCCTGCAATGGGCCTTTCTGCTGCTCAACGGTGCCCTGGTAAGCCTGCTGAGCGCGCTGCTGCAGCGCTCGCTGGCCAAGCTCGCGCTGAACGCCAGGCTGCTCGATGCCGTGCTCAGCGGCAGCTCCGACGCCGTGTTCGTGAAGGACCGGCAGGGCCGCTATCTGCTGGCCAATGCCGCCGCGGCCGGCTTCGTCGGCAAGCGCGTCGATGAACTGCTGGGCGCCGACGACCTGGCGCTGTTCGACCCCGAGGGCGCCGCCCGGGTGCGGCAGGCGGATGCCGAGATCATGCGGGCGGGCGCGCGGCGCACGCTGGAAGAGCAGGTGCGCACGCAGGACGGCCGCGCGTTGCTGTTCGCCGTCACCAAGGGCCCGGTGCGCGACCAGGAGGGCGAGGTGATCGGCCTGTTCGGCATCTCGCGCGACATCACCGAGCAGCGCCGCCGCGAGACCGAACAGCAGCAGGCCGCCGAGGCGCTGCGCGACCGCGAGCGGCGCCTGGCGCGCGTGCTCGACGGCTCCGACCAGGGCTATTGGGACTGGAATCTGCAGACCCGGCAGTTCCAGGTCAGCGCGCGCTGGGAGACCATGCTGGGCTACCAGCCCGGCGAGATGATCGTGACCGAGGAGCATTGGCCCGAGTTGGTGCACCCCGAGGACCTGCCGCGGGCGCTGGCCTCGATCGAACGCCACCTCAGCGGCGCCTCGCCCCTGCACGAGGTGGAGATACGCTGCAAGGCCAAGTCGGGCGACTGGCGCTGGGTGCTCTCGCGCGGGCGCATCGTCGAGCGCGATGCACAGGGCCGGCCGCTGATGTTCTCGGGCACCCATACCGACGTCAACGAGCGCAAGCGCCACGAGCTGGAGCAGCAGCAGGCCCTGGTGGTGTTCGAGGGCAGCCACGAGGGCATCATGATCGTCAGCCCGGCCCGGCTCATCACCAAGGTCAATCCGGCCTTCAGCCGCATCACCGGCTACAGCGCGCTCGAAGCGGTGGGCCATTCACCCAGGCTGCTGGCCTCGGGCCGGCATGGCCCGAAGTTCTACGAGGCGCTCTGGGACGAGGTGCAGCGCCACGACTTCTGGCGCGGCGAAATCTGGAACCGGCGCAAGAACGGCGAGGTCTATGCCGAGCTGCTATCGATCTCGGTGGTGCGCGACGCCGACGGCCAGGTGAGGCACTACATCGGCGCCTTCTCCGACATCAGCCAGCTCAAGGCCCATGAGGCCGAGCTAGACCGCGTGGCCCATTACGACGTGCTCACCGGCACGCCCAACCGCCGCCTGCTCGCCGACCGGCTGCGCCAGGCCATCCAGCATTGCGCGCGCAGCGGCAAGTCTAGCGCCGTCTGCTTCCTCGACCTGGACGGCTTCAAGGCCGTCAACGACCAGTTCGGCCATGCTGTGGGCGACCAGCTGCTGATCAGCGTGGCGGCCCAGCTGCGCGCCGTGATGCGCGCCGACGACACGCTGGCGCGCCTGGGCGGCGACGAGTTCGTACTGCTGCTCTCCGACATCGGCTCGCCCGAGGAATGCACGCTGATCCTGGACCGCGTGCTGCTGGCCGTGGCAAGGCCGGTGCAGATCGGGCCGCACCGCATCCACACCAGCGCCAGCATCGGCGTGAGCCTCTACCCGGCCGACAACGTCGACGCCGACACCTTGCTGCGCCACGCCGACCAGACCATGGTGCGCGCCAAGGAGGCGGGCAAGAACCGTTACCAGCTCTTCGACCCCGACAGCGATCGCAAGGCGCAGACGCACCGGCAGACGCTGGAGCGACTGCGCCACGCGCTGGAGCATGAGGAGTTCGCGCTCTACTACCAGCCCAAGGTCGACCTGCAGACCGGCGAGGTGATCGGCGTCGAGGCCCTGATACGCTGGCTGCCGCCGGGCGCGCCCATGATCGCGCCGGCCGAGTTCCTGCCGCACATCCATGGCAGCGATCTGGAGGGCGCCTTCGGGGCCTGGGTGCTGCGCGCCGCGGTGGCCCAGGCGGCGGCCTGGCAGCAGGCCGGCGAGGCCGTCAAGGTCAGCGCCAACATCAGCGCCAACCACCTGCTGCAGCCCAGCTTCTTCGATGACCTCCGTAGCGCGCTGGCCGCGCATCCGCAGCTGCCGCCCTCGCAGCTGGAGCTGGAGGTGCTGGAAACCGCCGAGATCGGCGACATGGAGCAGGCCATCGCCATCCTGCAGCGCTGCCGCGAACTGGGCGTGCACTTTGCGCTGGACGATTTCGGCACCGGCTATTCCTCGCTCACCTATCTGCGCAAGCTGCCGGTCGACACGCTCAAGATCGACCAGAGCTTTGTGCGCGACATGCTCAGCGACCCCGACGACCTGGGCATCGTGGAGGGCGTGATCCGGCTCGCCGCGGTGTTCCAGCGCAAGGTCATCGCCGAGGGCGTCGAGACCCTGGAGCATGGTGCCCTGCTGCGCCAGCTGGGCTGCCGCCTGGCCCAGGGCTATGGCATCGCAAGGCCGATGCCGGCCGCGGCCTTCCCGGCCTGGCGCCAGCAATGGCGCGAGCGCGCCATCTGGCTGGAATTGCCGCCGCCGGCCCGGGCCCAGACCGGCCGCTGA
- a CDS encoding ABC transporter substrate-binding protein — protein sequence MKHHTPALAALTLALSMHLAHAAEPIKIGVSGPFTGGSSSMGVSMRDGVRLAAEEINKAGGVLGRQLLLVERDDEAKNERGVQIAQELINKEKVAATVGFINTGVALASQRFYQQAKIPVMNNVATGSLVTHQFDDQPENYIFRNAAHDSIQAPMIVDEAITRRGFKKVAILADSTNYGQLGRADLEKALELKGVKPVAVEKFNIKDVDMTAQLLKAKEAGAEAILTYAIGPELAQIANGMTKLGWKVPMVGSWTLSMANYIDNAGPGGEGARMPQTFIQEPTTPKRQSFIISYLKTFNPKNARIDSPVSAAQGYDSVYLLAAAIKQAGGTEGPKIKAALEDLKTPVEGVVTTYNKPFSKGDHEAITANIPVFGEVKGQRVVYAYEADFKKASEVRVKDVNAKGALTVKK from the coding sequence ATGAAACACCACACCCCCGCACTGGCCGCGCTGACGCTGGCCCTCTCCATGCACCTGGCCCACGCCGCCGAACCGATCAAGATCGGCGTGTCCGGGCCCTTCACCGGCGGCTCCTCGTCGATGGGCGTGAGCATGCGCGACGGCGTGCGTCTGGCCGCCGAGGAGATCAACAAGGCCGGCGGCGTGCTGGGCCGCCAGCTGCTGCTGGTGGAGCGCGACGACGAGGCCAAGAACGAGCGCGGCGTGCAGATCGCCCAGGAGCTGATCAACAAGGAGAAGGTCGCCGCCACGGTGGGCTTCATCAACACCGGCGTGGCGCTGGCCTCGCAGCGCTTCTACCAGCAGGCCAAGATCCCGGTGATGAACAACGTCGCCACCGGCTCGCTGGTGACGCACCAGTTCGATGACCAGCCCGAGAACTACATCTTCCGCAACGCCGCGCACGACAGCATCCAGGCCCCGATGATCGTGGACGAGGCCATCACCCGCCGCGGCTTCAAGAAGGTGGCGATCCTGGCCGACTCCACCAACTACGGCCAGCTGGGCCGCGCCGACCTCGAGAAGGCGCTGGAGCTCAAGGGCGTGAAGCCGGTGGCGGTGGAGAAGTTCAACATCAAGGACGTCGACATGACGGCCCAGCTGCTCAAGGCCAAGGAGGCCGGCGCCGAGGCGATCCTGACCTATGCGATCGGCCCCGAGCTGGCGCAGATCGCCAACGGCATGACCAAGCTGGGCTGGAAGGTGCCGATGGTGGGCAGCTGGACGCTCTCGATGGCCAACTACATCGACAACGCCGGCCCCGGCGGCGAGGGCGCGCGCATGCCGCAGACCTTCATCCAGGAACCCACCACGCCCAAGCGCCAGAGCTTCATCATCAGCTACCTGAAGACCTTCAACCCGAAGAACGCGCGCATCGACTCGCCCGTCTCGGCGGCGCAGGGCTACGACTCGGTCTACCTGCTGGCCGCGGCCATCAAGCAGGCCGGCGGCACCGAGGGTCCGAAGATCAAGGCCGCGCTGGAGGACCTGAAGACGCCGGTGGAGGGCGTGGTGACGACCTACAACAAGCCCTTCTCCAAGGGCGACCATGAGGCCATCACCGCCAACATCCCGGTGTTCGGCGAGGTCAAGGGCCAGCGCGTGGTCTATGCCTACGAGGCCGATTTCAAGAAGGCCTCGGAAGTGCGCGTCAAGGATGTCAACGCCAAGGGTGCGCTGACGGTCAAGAAGTAA
- a CDS encoding branched-chain amino acid ABC transporter permease, producing the protein MQILTQLVFSGIALGMIYAVIAFGYQLTFATSDTLNFGQGEALMLGALVGLSAVGFGINYWLMIPLVCLFGAIQGAVVERIGVRPAIKMKSEFGWIMSTIALGIIFKNVAENVWGRDDLKFPSPLPEAPMHFLGANILPMEVLVVVGALLMMLSVEFFNRRSIYGKAVVATFNDRDAAKLMGINTGLVITFSYALSSLTAAFAGVLIAPLTLTGATMGSVLGLKAFAVAIIGGLTSGMGIVVGGVILGVAETTTGFYISTGYKDVPGLVLLLIVLALKPAGLFGKTAIKKV; encoded by the coding sequence ATGCAAATCCTCACCCAACTGGTGTTCAGCGGCATCGCCCTGGGCATGATTTACGCCGTCATCGCCTTCGGCTACCAGCTCACCTTCGCCACTTCCGACACCCTGAACTTCGGCCAGGGCGAGGCCCTCATGCTGGGCGCCCTGGTGGGCCTGTCGGCGGTCGGCTTCGGCATCAACTACTGGCTGATGATTCCGCTGGTGTGCCTGTTCGGCGCCATCCAGGGCGCGGTGGTGGAACGCATCGGCGTGCGCCCGGCCATCAAGATGAAATCGGAGTTCGGCTGGATCATGTCCACCATCGCGCTGGGCATCATCTTCAAGAACGTGGCCGAGAACGTCTGGGGCCGCGACGATCTCAAGTTCCCCTCGCCCCTGCCCGAGGCGCCGATGCATTTCCTCGGCGCCAACATCCTGCCGATGGAGGTGCTGGTCGTGGTGGGCGCGCTGCTGATGATGCTGTCGGTGGAGTTCTTCAACCGCCGCTCGATCTACGGCAAGGCGGTGGTCGCCACCTTCAACGACCGCGACGCCGCCAAGCTGATGGGCATCAACACCGGCCTGGTGATCACTTTCTCCTACGCCCTGTCCTCGCTCACCGCCGCCTTTGCCGGCGTGCTGATCGCGCCGCTCACGCTCACCGGCGCCACCATGGGCTCGGTGCTGGGCCTGAAGGCCTTTGCGGTGGCCATCATCGGCGGCCTCACCAGCGGCATGGGCATCGTCGTGGGTGGCGTGATCCTGGGCGTGGCCGAGACCACCACCGGCTTCTACATCTCCACCGGCTACAAGGACGTGCCGGGCCTGGTGCTGCTGCTGATCGTGCTGGCGCTGAAGCCGGCCGGCCTGTTCGGCAAGACTGCGATCAAGAAGGTCTGA
- a CDS encoding ABC transporter permease subunit codes for MKPKFLIAAGLAIAALAAFPLASGNPYYIHLVETIMIYAIVLFGLDIVVGYTGQVSLGHAGLFGIGAYTAGVLVLKLGASIWLTLPAAIALTAAFGALLALPALRVTGPYLAMVTLAFGTIIQILINEMSFLTEGPMGITLTKPSLFGHQLDETEFYWVVAAMLLASLVFVHRVLRSHLGRAFEALRGSPVASDCMGVSVYRYKVYAFVISAGLAGLAGALYAYSEQYISPNTYNFEQTVLFLLAIIMGGRKTRTGALLGAAIIVMLPKLLDDLEMFRIVSVLLALIVAVASAVALKRGKSSLQAALIPVVGSVALAGLSFKLQTMTDWRLSVFGLITLFVVYYLQDGIVGFVRNALNLRGHAASDADTAAQLPAGADALSKAGGATSQGATLLEASKVLMQFGGLKALNEVDLSIKRGSIHGLIGPNGSGKSTMMNVLTGIYVPTAGAVSFAGAALAGRTSSDIALSGIARTFQNVQLFGEMTALQNVLVGLHHSFRSNLLDVALHLPRYLRENHQASARAFGLLRFVGLEQLAGEEARNLPYGKQRLLEIARALALDPQLLLLDEPAAGLTAPDIKELLAIIQKIREHGVTVILIEHHMDVVMSLCDTVSVLDFGQKIAEGLPAAVQADEKVIEAYLGGQAA; via the coding sequence ATGAAACCGAAATTCCTCATCGCCGCCGGCCTGGCCATCGCCGCCCTCGCGGCCTTTCCGCTCGCCTCCGGCAACCCCTACTACATCCACCTGGTCGAGACCATCATGATCTATGCGATCGTGCTGTTCGGCCTGGACATCGTGGTGGGCTACACCGGCCAGGTCTCGCTGGGCCATGCCGGCCTGTTCGGCATCGGCGCCTATACCGCCGGCGTGCTGGTGCTCAAGCTGGGCGCCTCGATCTGGCTCACCCTGCCGGCCGCGATCGCGCTCACCGCCGCCTTCGGCGCGCTGCTGGCGCTGCCGGCGCTGCGCGTCACCGGCCCCTATCTGGCGATGGTGACGCTGGCCTTCGGCACCATCATCCAGATCCTCATCAACGAGATGAGCTTCCTCACCGAGGGGCCGATGGGCATCACGCTCACCAAGCCCAGCCTGTTCGGCCACCAGCTCGACGAGACCGAGTTCTACTGGGTGGTGGCGGCCATGCTGCTGGCCTCGCTGGTGTTCGTGCACCGCGTGCTGCGCTCGCACCTGGGGCGTGCCTTCGAGGCGCTGCGCGGCAGCCCGGTGGCGTCGGACTGCATGGGCGTCTCGGTCTACCGCTACAAGGTCTATGCCTTCGTCATCAGCGCCGGCCTGGCCGGGCTGGCCGGTGCGCTGTACGCCTACTCCGAGCAGTACATCTCGCCCAACACCTACAACTTCGAGCAGACCGTGCTGTTCCTGCTGGCCATCATCATGGGCGGCCGCAAGACCCGCACCGGCGCGCTGCTGGGCGCGGCCATCATCGTGATGCTGCCCAAGCTGCTGGACGACCTGGAGATGTTCCGCATCGTCTCGGTGCTGCTGGCGCTGATCGTGGCCGTGGCGTCGGCGGTGGCGCTCAAGCGCGGCAAGTCCAGCCTGCAGGCCGCCCTGATCCCGGTGGTGGGCAGCGTGGCGCTGGCGGGCCTCTCGTTCAAGCTGCAGACCATGACGGACTGGCGCCTCTCGGTGTTCGGCCTGATCACGCTGTTCGTCGTCTACTACCTGCAGGACGGCATCGTCGGCTTCGTGCGCAACGCCCTCAATCTGCGCGGCCATGCGGCCAGCGACGCCGACACCGCGGCCCAGTTGCCCGCCGGCGCCGATGCGCTCAGCAAGGCCGGCGGCGCGACCAGCCAGGGCGCCACCCTGCTGGAGGCCAGCAAGGTGCTGATGCAGTTCGGCGGCCTGAAGGCGCTCAACGAGGTGGATCTCTCCATCAAGCGCGGCAGCATCCACGGCCTGATCGGACCCAATGGTTCGGGCAAGAGCACCATGATGAATGTGCTCACCGGCATCTATGTGCCCACCGCGGGCGCGGTGAGCTTTGCCGGCGCGGCACTGGCCGGCCGCACCTCGTCCGACATCGCGCTCTCCGGCATTGCGCGCACCTTCCAGAACGTGCAGCTGTTCGGCGAGATGACGGCGCTGCAGAACGTGCTGGTGGGCCTGCACCACAGCTTCCGCAGCAATCTGCTCGACGTCGCCCTGCATCTGCCGCGCTATCTGCGCGAGAACCACCAGGCCAGCGCGCGCGCCTTCGGCCTCTTGCGCTTCGTCGGCCTGGAGCAGTTGGCCGGCGAGGAGGCGCGCAACCTGCCCTATGGCAAGCAGCGCCTGCTCGAGATCGCCCGCGCGCTGGCGCTCGACCCGCAGCTGCTGCTGCTCGACGAGCCCGCCGCCGGCCTCACCGCGCCCGACATCAAGGAGCTGCTGGCCATCATCCAGAAGATCCGCGAGCACGGCGTCACCGTGATCCTGATCGAGCACCATATGGACGTGGTGATGAGCTTGTGCGACACCGTCTCGGTGCTGGACTTCGGCCAGAAGATCGCCGAGGGCCTGCCCGCCGCGGTGCAGGCGGATGAAAAAGTGATCGAAGCCTACCTGGGCGGCCAGGCGGCCTGA
- a CDS encoding ABC transporter ATP-binding protein yields MLTIKNLSAGYGKVQVLHGISMDVPKGKVVTLIGSNGAGKTTTMRAISGMIAPTAGEISLNGKRIDGQESYTIARQGLAHSPEGRRVFATMTVTDNLRLGAFPRYTGARPRGDVEADLQRAMELFPRLKERRMQLAGTLSGGEQQMLAMARATMLNPEVVLLDEPSMGLAPILVEEVFRIISRLKSEGVTMLLVEQFAAAALGVADYGYVLENGRISLHGPAHQLRDDPAVKAAYLGGGH; encoded by the coding sequence ATGTTGACCATCAAGAACCTCAGCGCCGGCTACGGCAAGGTGCAAGTGCTGCACGGCATTTCCATGGACGTGCCCAAGGGCAAGGTCGTAACCCTGATCGGCTCCAACGGCGCCGGCAAGACCACCACCATGCGCGCCATCTCCGGCATGATCGCGCCCACCGCGGGCGAGATCAGCCTGAACGGCAAGCGCATCGACGGCCAGGAGTCCTACACCATCGCGCGCCAGGGCCTGGCCCATTCGCCCGAGGGCCGGCGCGTGTTCGCCACCATGACGGTGACCGACAACCTGCGCCTGGGTGCCTTCCCGCGCTACACCGGCGCGCGCCCGCGCGGCGATGTGGAGGCCGATCTGCAGCGCGCCATGGAGCTGTTCCCGCGCCTCAAGGAACGCCGCATGCAGCTGGCCGGCACGCTCTCGGGCGGCGAGCAGCAGATGCTGGCGATGGCGCGCGCCACCATGCTCAACCCCGAGGTGGTGCTGCTGGACGAGCCCTCGATGGGCCTGGCGCCCATCCTGGTGGAGGAGGTGTTCCGCATCATCTCCAGGCTCAAGAGCGAGGGCGTGACCATGCTGCTGGTGGAGCAGTTCGCCGCCGCCGCGCTGGGCGTGGCCGACTACGGCTATGTGCTGGAGAACGGCCGCATCTCGCTGCACGGGCCGGCGCACCAGCTGCGCGACGACCCGGCGGTGAAGGCCGCCTACCTGGGCGGCGGGCACTGA
- a CDS encoding aminotransferase class V-fold PLP-dependent enzyme, producing the protein MPGLLPQVDPDGLLEYSVVFTDRALNHMSQKFQGVMRDISAVLKEVYRARSAIVVPGSGSFGMEAVARQFAHGKKTLVLRNGWFSYRWTQIFEAGQIPAEQLVLKARRAAPGAQAPFAPAPNDEVVATIQAQRPALVFAPHVETAAGMLLPDDYLRAVADAAHAVGALFVLDCIASGALWVDMQATGVDVLISAPQKGWSGSPCCAFVMLSERAHAAIATTTSSSFAMDLKKWLQIMEAYEGGGHAYHATMPTDALTATRDVMLETRAYGFERLRQEQLALGRQVRALLESRGFASVAAAGYQAPGVVVSYTTLDGLHNGKSFLAEGIQSAAGVPLQCDEGADFKSFRIGLFGLDKLHAPERSVATLAQALDRMLGAAEQKAA; encoded by the coding sequence ATGCCCGGACTGCTGCCCCAGGTCGATCCCGACGGCCTGCTGGAATATTCCGTCGTGTTCACCGACCGCGCGCTGAACCATATGTCGCAGAAATTCCAGGGCGTGATGCGCGACATCTCGGCCGTGCTGAAGGAGGTCTACCGGGCGCGTTCGGCCATCGTGGTGCCGGGCAGCGGCAGCTTCGGCATGGAAGCGGTGGCGCGCCAGTTTGCGCATGGCAAGAAGACCCTGGTGCTGCGCAATGGCTGGTTCAGCTACCGCTGGACGCAGATTTTCGAGGCCGGCCAGATCCCCGCCGAGCAGCTGGTGCTGAAGGCGCGCCGCGCCGCGCCGGGCGCGCAGGCGCCGTTCGCACCAGCCCCGAACGACGAGGTGGTGGCCACCATCCAGGCCCAGCGCCCCGCGCTGGTGTTCGCCCCGCATGTGGAGACCGCCGCCGGCATGCTCTTGCCCGACGACTACCTGCGCGCGGTGGCCGACGCGGCCCACGCGGTGGGCGCGCTGTTCGTGCTGGACTGCATCGCCTCGGGTGCGCTCTGGGTCGACATGCAGGCCACAGGCGTCGACGTGCTGATCAGCGCGCCGCAAAAGGGCTGGAGCGGCTCGCCCTGCTGCGCCTTCGTGATGCTGAGCGAGCGCGCCCATGCCGCCATCGCCACCACCACCAGCTCGAGCTTCGCGATGGATCTGAAGAAATGGCTGCAGATCATGGAGGCCTATGAGGGCGGCGGCCATGCCTACCACGCCACCATGCCCACCGATGCGCTGACCGCCACGCGCGACGTGATGCTGGAGACGCGTGCCTATGGCTTCGAGCGCCTGCGCCAGGAGCAGCTGGCGCTGGGCCGCCAGGTGCGCGCGCTGCTGGAGTCGCGCGGCTTTGCCAGCGTGGCCGCGGCGGGCTATCAGGCGCCGGGCGTGGTGGTGAGCTACACCACGCTGGACGGCCTGCACAACGGCAAGTCCTTCCTCGCCGAGGGCATCCAGAGCGCCGCCGGCGTGCCGCTGCAATGCGACGAGGGGGCGGACTTCAAGAGCTTCCGCATCGGCCTGTTCGGCCTCGACAAGCTGCACGCGCCCGAGCGCAGCGTGGCGACGCTGGCGCAGGCGCTGGACCGCATGCTCGGGGCCGCTGAGCAGAAGGCCGCCTGA
- a CDS encoding OsmC family protein, protein MSHYTALVEWQRAAEARFNDNRYSRAHRWSFDGGAIVPASSSPQVVRLPFSDASAVDPEEAYVAALSSCHMLWFLSLAARDGYVVDSYRDAAEGLMAHNTAGKEVMTDVTLKPAIAFSGSKAPSDAELARLHHEAHESCYLANSVRTEIRVAGTWSHQP, encoded by the coding sequence ATGTCGCACTACACCGCCCTGGTCGAATGGCAGCGCGCCGCGGAGGCGCGCTTCAACGACAACCGCTACTCGCGCGCGCACCGCTGGAGCTTCGATGGCGGTGCCATCGTGCCCGCCTCCAGCTCGCCCCAGGTGGTGCGCCTGCCCTTCTCCGACGCCAGCGCCGTCGACCCCGAGGAAGCCTATGTGGCCGCGCTCTCCAGCTGCCACATGCTGTGGTTCCTGAGCCTGGCGGCGCGCGACGGCTATGTGGTGGACAGCTACCGCGATGCCGCCGAGGGCCTGATGGCGCACAACACCGCCGGCAAGGAAGTCATGACCGATGTGACGCTCAAGCCCGCCATCGCCTTCAGCGGCAGCAAGGCCCCCAGCGATGCCGAGCTGGCGCGCCTGCACCACGAGGCGCATGAGAGCTGCTACCTCGCCAATTCCGTGCGCACCGAGATCAGGGTGGCGGGGACCTGGAGCCACCAGCCCTGA
- a CDS encoding MFS transporter: MAEPPAAARSATVLSLGAAQTLAWASSYYLPAMLATPMSRALGVTPATVFAAFSLALVVSALLGPWAGRAIDRRGGRPVLMATSVLFALGLAALGLAQGAAGLFAAWLLLGLAMGAGLYEAAFAALVRLYGQGARNAITGITLIAGFASTLGWPLSTLMEQLWGWRGACFGWAALHLLIGLPLNAWLPAVASPASEQGTRAEGASAAEPAGAGLRTAALLALVFAIAGFISTAMAAHLPRLLQASGSTLAAAVAVGALIGPAQVGARLLEYGLLRRVHPLWVARLAAALHPLGAIALAVFGAPLAALFGLLHGGGNGILTIVKGTLPLALFGPQGYGRRQGLMMAPARVAQALAPWLFGLCLDAWGAAALWLSAGLGLLATAALLLLRAGGSRSPPP, encoded by the coding sequence GTGGCTGAGCCGCCGGCCGCGGCCCGCAGCGCCACGGTGCTGAGCCTGGGCGCGGCCCAGACCCTGGCCTGGGCCTCGTCCTACTACCTGCCCGCGATGCTGGCCACGCCGATGTCGCGCGCGCTGGGCGTGACGCCGGCCACGGTGTTCGCGGCCTTCTCGCTGGCCCTGGTGGTATCGGCCCTGCTGGGGCCCTGGGCCGGCCGTGCCATCGACCGCCGCGGCGGCCGGCCGGTGCTGATGGCCACCAGCGTGCTGTTCGCGCTGGGCCTGGCGGCGCTGGGGCTGGCGCAGGGCGCGGCGGGCCTGTTCGCCGCCTGGCTGCTGCTGGGCCTGGCGATGGGCGCGGGCCTGTACGAGGCCGCGTTCGCGGCGCTGGTGCGGCTGTACGGCCAGGGGGCGCGCAATGCCATCACCGGCATCACCCTGATCGCCGGCTTTGCCAGCACCCTGGGCTGGCCGCTCAGCACGCTGATGGAGCAGCTGTGGGGCTGGCGCGGCGCCTGCTTTGGCTGGGCGGCCCTGCATCTGCTGATCGGCCTGCCCCTGAATGCCTGGCTGCCCGCAGTGGCGTCGCCGGCGAGCGAGCAGGGCACGCGGGCGGAGGGCGCAAGCGCTGCCGAGCCGGCAGGCGCCGGCCTGCGCACCGCGGCCCTGCTGGCCCTGGTGTTCGCCATCGCCGGTTTCATCAGCACCGCCATGGCGGCGCACCTGCCGCGGCTGTTGCAGGCCAGCGGCAGCACCCTGGCCGCGGCGGTGGCGGTGGGCGCGCTGATCGGCCCGGCCCAGGTGGGCGCGCGGCTGCTGGAATATGGCCTGCTGCGCCGCGTCCATCCGCTCTGGGTGGCGCGGCTGGCGGCCGCCCTGCATCCGCTCGGTGCGATCGCGCTGGCCGTCTTCGGTGCGCCGCTGGCCGCGCTGTTCGGCCTGCTGCACGGCGGCGGCAACGGCATCCTCACCATCGTCAAGGGCACCTTGCCGCTGGCGCTGTTCGGGCCGCAGGGCTATGGCCGGCGGCAGGGCCTGATGATGGCGCCGGCGCGCGTGGCACAGGCGCTCGCGCCCTGGCTGTTCGGTCTGTGCCTGGACGCCTGGGGCGCGGCCGCGCTGTGGCTGTCGGCCGGGCTGGGCCTGCTGGCCACCGCGGCCCTGCTGCTGCTCAGGGCTGGTGGCTCCAGGTCCCCGCCACCCTGA